In a single window of the Pseudoxanthomonas sp. F37 genome:
- a CDS encoding phosphotransferase, translated as MNPTIQDPSGRGAQRLEWARGALGDPYAQLERASMDAGFRSYWRSLGDGPGRIVMDSPPGLEDVRPWLAMRELLVAGDVRVPEVLAIDIEHGFLLLEDLGGPTLAHVISEDNADTWFDAALEQLLRLQAIAPPGDMGEFGEALLQRDAGLFDEWFLRRHLGLVLDCGESEGLQLAQRRLMDNALNQARVLTHRDFMPRNLMPVTPGPAVLDFQDCVRGPIAYDAMSLFKDAFLSWPLERVDGWLARYHARATRAGLPVPELKVFLRDADWMGIQRHLKILGIFSRLHYRDGKTRYLPDVPRFIRYLDEVLPRYPELDGLRTLLDARIKPVLQARGEIA; from the coding sequence ATGAACCCTACGATTCAGGACCCTTCCGGGCGTGGCGCCCAACGCCTGGAGTGGGCGCGCGGCGCGCTGGGCGACCCCTACGCACAACTGGAACGCGCGTCGATGGACGCCGGCTTCCGCAGCTACTGGCGCAGCCTGGGCGACGGTCCCGGGCGCATCGTGATGGACTCGCCTCCCGGGCTGGAGGATGTCCGTCCCTGGCTGGCCATGCGCGAACTGCTGGTGGCCGGCGATGTGCGCGTGCCGGAGGTGCTGGCCATCGACATCGAACACGGCTTCCTGCTGCTGGAGGACCTGGGCGGCCCGACGCTGGCGCACGTGATCAGCGAGGACAATGCCGACACCTGGTTCGACGCCGCGCTTGAACAGCTGCTGCGGCTGCAGGCGATCGCCCCGCCCGGGGACATGGGGGAATTCGGCGAGGCGCTGCTGCAGCGCGATGCCGGCCTGTTCGACGAATGGTTCCTGCGTCGCCATCTGGGACTGGTGCTGGACTGCGGCGAGAGCGAGGGCCTGCAGCTGGCCCAACGCCGGCTGATGGACAACGCGCTGAACCAGGCGCGCGTGCTGACCCACCGGGATTTCATGCCGCGCAACCTCATGCCGGTGACGCCGGGACCGGCGGTGCTGGATTTCCAGGACTGCGTGCGCGGTCCGATCGCCTACGACGCGATGAGCCTGTTCAAGGATGCGTTCCTGAGCTGGCCGCTGGAACGCGTGGACGGCTGGCTGGCCCGCTATCACGCCCGTGCGACGCGCGCCGGGCTGCCGGTGCCGGAACTGAAGGTGTTCCTGCGCGACGCCGACTGGATGGGCATCCAGCGCCACCTGAAGATCCTCGGCATCTTCTCGCGTCTGCACTACCGCGACGGCAAGACGCGCTACCTGCCCGACGTGCCGCGCTTCATCCGCTACCTGGACGAGGTGCTGCCGCGCTATCCGGAACTGGACGGCCTGCGGACGCTGCTCGATGCGCGCATCAAGCCGGTGCTGCAG